The Pectobacterium parmentieri genome segment ATTCATAACACTATCCCTTAGTGACAATTCATTAACCCTGAGAAAAATCATGTCATTGATTAATAATGAAAATACCGTAAAGATATTATTTATCTTCAACACTGTTTTGCTGCATTTAAATGATGCCAAACATTATGAAGGGCCTAAGTAAAAGTAACGAGTTATTTCATGGGAAAATGAACAAAAGTAATGAAAATCAGAATTTTTACCCAAGATAAATCACAATAAACCAGATAAAAAACAAGGTTATATGCAACTATGCCATTACTTTCACCTAACATTGCAACTTACTGAAACGATTCAATATTTCCATTAATAACCTAGGTGATATTTAACATTAACCGACTTTTTACCTGCTCTATATCAAGGTCGACGTGTTATCCAGCTATTAGGATAAAGGCCACGATCGAGGGATCAAGGGTGGGAAAAGGTAATGAACCGATTTGTTATTGCCAGTACTCAAGACTGTATGGGATGTCATGCATGTGAAATCGCCTGTGTGATTTCACACAATGACGAGCGCTATCCAGATAGCACCACGGTATTTCAGCCCAGAATCAAGGCATTCAATACGCCAAAACTGCGGGCCGCCGTGACATGCCGCCACTGTGAAGATGCCCCCTGTGCAGGCGTATGCCCAACACAGGCCTTGATCAGAAAAGACAATAGCATTCAGCTCGTTCAGGAAAAGTGCATCGGCTGCAAAAGCTGTGTACTGGCTTGCCCGTTCGGCGCGATGTCGATGGTGACAAACCCGATGAACAACAGCACCATCGCGCATAAATGCGATCTCTGCGCCGACCGCCCAGAAGGGCAAGCGTGTGTGGAAGCTTGCCCAACGCAAGCATTGCAGTTAGTCAGTGAACAAACGTTAGCAACCCGCCGCCAAGAGAAACAGCAGGTGATGGCACAACGTTCCGCCGCACACTGGCAGCGTGAAACGCCCGTGGTGAAAACACTGACGCTCAATCCACTCAGTAAAAGGAAAAACTGGCCGCGCCGGGATGCGGAGAAAAAGCCGCTGGCGCAGAGAACCACCACGTTTGATGAAATCTATCATGGCTTCTCCGTACAGCAGACGGAAGATCAGGCTGACCGCTGTCTTTCCTGCGGTAAACGCGCCATCTGCGAATGGACCTGCCCGCTGCATAACAATATTCCCGAATTGCTGAGTCTGGCAAAGCAAGGCCGCATTCTTGAAGCCGTAGAGCTCTCACACCAAACCAGCAGCCTGCCGGAAATCTGCGGTCGGGTATGCCCGCAGGATCGGCTATGTGAAGGGGCCTGTACGCTGGGCAAAGAATATGGCGCGATTACCATCGGCAACGTTGAACGCTACATTACCGACACCGCGATGAAGATGGGCTGGTCACCCGATATGACGCATGTTGTTCCCAGCGGAAAGCGCGCCGCGATCGTTGGAGCTGGCCCGGCAGGGTTAGCCTGTGCCGATGTGTTGGCACGTAATGGCGTGCAGGCCGTCGTGTTCGATCGTCACCCGGAAATTGGTGGCCTGCTCACGTTCGGGATCCCGTCGTTCAAACTGGACAAAGACGTCCTGATCCATCGCCGTGAAGTGTTCAGCGCCATGGGAATCGACTTCCAGTTGAATACCGAAGTGGGGAAAGACATTTCTCTGGCCCAGCTTCTGGACGACTATGACACTGTTTT includes the following:
- the aegA gene encoding formate-dependent uric acid utilization protein AegA, translated to MNRFVIASTQDCMGCHACEIACVISHNDERYPDSTTVFQPRIKAFNTPKLRAAVTCRHCEDAPCAGVCPTQALIRKDNSIQLVQEKCIGCKSCVLACPFGAMSMVTNPMNNSTIAHKCDLCADRPEGQACVEACPTQALQLVSEQTLATRRQEKQQVMAQRSAAHWQRETPVVKTLTLNPLSKRKNWPRRDAEKKPLAQRTTTFDEIYHGFSVQQTEDQADRCLSCGKRAICEWTCPLHNNIPELLSLAKQGRILEAVELSHQTSSLPEICGRVCPQDRLCEGACTLGKEYGAITIGNVERYITDTAMKMGWSPDMTHVVPSGKRAAIVGAGPAGLACADVLARNGVQAVVFDRHPEIGGLLTFGIPSFKLDKDVLIHRREVFSAMGIDFQLNTEVGKDISLAQLLDDYDTVFLGVGTYRSMKANIDNENAPGVFDALPFLIANTKHVMGLPELDDEPYISMAGKRVVVLGGGDTAMDCLRTSVRQGAISVTCAYRRDEANMPGSKKEVKNSREEGVEFMFNVQPQKICLNEQGEVCGISLVRTELGEPDASGRRRPRPIPGSEFVQPAEAVITAFGFQSHSMPWLEEADVDLDNWGYITAPLDSQIPCQTNHPRIFAGGDAVRGADLVVTAIADGRKAALGMIATMGLTAVTGALPAHPQRHEINAVREEVRT